The Longimicrobiaceae bacterium nucleotide sequence ATCCCGAACAGGTTCATGAACGACAGCCGCACGCCCGAGGCGAGCGCCTGGATCCAGAGCCCCAGCGGGATGAAGCGGAAGAAGACGAAGATCGCGAGGATCGCGACGAAGATCATGAAGAGCGTGCTGCCCAGGAGGTAGTCGTCCATCGTGCCCTTTTGCGGTCAGAGAGAGAGGGTTCCCGCCCGCGCGGGAGGCGGGGTGCGGAGCGGGGTTCCCGCGTCCGCCCCCGTCGTCATACGGGCGGCGGACGCGGAGGTTGCGGCGAGCTGCCGCGTCAGGCCGGCGCCACGGGGGAGACCACGTGGCGGTACCCTTCCGCCCGGACGATGCGGATGGGGGTGCCGGCGGCCACGTACGCGCCCTCGGACACCACGTCGATGCGCTCCTCGCCGAAGGCGCCCGTGCCGGAGGGGCGCAGGTCGGTGAGCGCCACGCCCTCGATCCCCACCAGCTCGGAGCGCACGGGGGCGGACAGGTACCCGGCCTCGCGCGAGGTGGAGCCGTGCAGGATCATCCGGCCGGCGCGGCGGTCGTCCGGGAGGCGCTTCAGGATCAGCCACCCCACCACGCCCACGGCGATGATGGAGGCGCCCACCACGTTCAGCGCCACCAGCACGTCGCCGGTGGAGGGGAAGTTCCCCAGCAGCGACAGGACGACGGCCCCGCCCATGGCGAGGACGCCCAGGATCCCCGCCACCCCGAAGCCGGGGAGGACCAGCGCCTCCACCAGCAGGAGGATGATCCCGGCGGCCACCAGCACCAGCACCTCCCACCCGGCCAGCCCCACGATCAGGTGGCTCCCGAAGAAGAGCCCCAGCGAGGTCGCGCCGGCGAGCCCGGCCATCCCGAAGGCGGGGGTCTTCAGCTCGATCAGCAGCCCTAGGAAGCCCAGCGACAGCAGGAAGGGCGCGACCATGGGGTTGGTGACGAAGCGCACGACCTGCTCGGCCCAGTTCACCTCGGTGGTCACGGTCCGCGCGCGGGGGGCGCCCACGGCGGCCAGCACCCCGTCCCAGTCCTGCACCTCGCGGGCGTACCCCAGGGCGGCGGCCTCCTGCGTGCTCAGCGAGACGAGCTGCCCCGGCTCGGTGACGCCGGGGACGCCGATGCTCTCGTCCACCATCCCCTCGGCGACGCGCGGGTCCAGGCCGCGCTCCTCGGCCAGGGCCCGGAACTCGGAGCGCATGGCGCTCACCATCTTCTCGGAGAGCTTCTCCCCCTCCCCGTTCACCGGCGTCGCCGCGCCCATGACGGAGCCCGGGCGCATGAAGACGCCGTCGGTGGCCAGCGCGATCATCGCCCCGGCGCTGAACGCCCGGCGGTTGACGTACGCGTAGGTGGGGATGGGCGCGTCGCGGAGCGCGTCGGCGATCTGCTCCGCCGCGTCGATCCGCCCGCCCGGGGTGTCGATGTCCAGCACCGCCGCGGTGGCGCCCGCCTCCTGGGCCTCGCGGAGCGAGCGCTCGATGAACGGGGCGAGCCCCATCTCGACCACCCCGGTCACGGGGATGCGGTATACCTTGCCGGCCTCCTGCGCGGCCCCGGCGAGGGGGGCGGCCGCGAGGATCACGAGGGAAAGAAAGGCCGCGAGGGCGCTCCCGCCGCGGCGCGGGGTATGGAGTAGACTTGAACGGCGCATGGCTCTTCCACCGAATGGGTGTCTCGACGTCACGCCCGCATACCCTGCAAGATAAGCCCCGCGCGGCGGGGATCCAACCCTGCAGCTATGTGCCCCGCGGCGGTTCCGCGCCCTATCGCTCGTCCCG carries:
- a CDS encoding NfeD family protein, whose protein sequence is MRRSSLLHTPRRGGSALAAFLSLVILAAAPLAGAAQEAGKVYRIPVTGVVEMGLAPFIERSLREAQEAGATAAVLDIDTPGGRIDAAEQIADALRDAPIPTYAYVNRRAFSAGAMIALATDGVFMRPGSVMGAATPVNGEGEKLSEKMVSAMRSEFRALAEERGLDPRVAEGMVDESIGVPGVTEPGQLVSLSTQEAAALGYAREVQDWDGVLAAVGAPRARTVTTEVNWAEQVVRFVTNPMVAPFLLSLGFLGLLIELKTPAFGMAGLAGATSLGLFFGSHLIVGLAGWEVLVLVAAGIILLLVEALVLPGFGVAGILGVLAMGGAVVLSLLGNFPSTGDVLVALNVVGASIIAVGVVGWLILKRLPDDRRAGRMILHGSTSREAGYLSAPVRSELVGIEGVALTDLRPSGTGAFGEERIDVVSEGAYVAAGTPIRIVRAEGYRHVVSPVAPA